Proteins from a single region of Halorubrum sp. 2020YC2:
- a CDS encoding DUF3592 domain-containing protein, with amino-acid sequence MSKLSLISIILGIVLLGVAGYMAYSQQQSLSSGVQTEATVESKEVTMDSSKRGDRYTPHVTYSYTYNGTRYTSDNISPGIGTKASDTRTAAEDRIDQYNVGETTTAYVVQGSPSKSYLKKTSSPLPLIFGILGLFLIGRPVYKSVAS; translated from the coding sequence ATGTCGAAGCTGTCTCTGATAAGTATAATACTGGGGATTGTGCTGCTCGGAGTTGCTGGATACATGGCGTACTCTCAGCAACAAAGCCTCTCGTCCGGGGTGCAGACTGAAGCCACGGTAGAGAGCAAAGAAGTCACCATGGATTCCTCAAAAAGGGGGGACAGGTACACCCCTCACGTCACTTACAGCTACACGTACAACGGAACCCGATACACTTCCGACAACATCAGCCCGGGAATAGGAACAAAAGCGTCCGACACAAGGACTGCCGCGGAAGACAGAATTGACCAGTACAATGTCGGAGAGACAACCACGGCCTATGTCGTACAAGGCTCGCCCTCGAAATCGTATCTTAAGAAAACGAGTAGCCCTCTACCACTTATATTCGGCATCTTAGGCCTATTCCTGATCGGAAGACCAGTCTACAAATCCGTCGCTTCTTAA
- a CDS encoding CPBP family intramembrane glutamic endopeptidase: MNMFCDPGTPGERPDHATARAVIVAIGLGVGGLVAGLIGVVGFGTLKGAIGVAGTPLGEALGGGIQAGFAAVGMVFLALTDDLRQYVRIRRPTPEDVGWILVSPILIAATGPVTLVAESLLGVSSEPHTGSAGLLDVGVVLAEQPVAWALVIGWLFLFAAPMEELLYRGIIQGHVRPHVGAVGTVFVGTVAFGLIHALPALFGGVDSAVLAFLNTGIGGVVWGVAYERTGNLAVTAVSHASMWVVNYEVLLPLAWVGPTRGPKGARRSTETLLTPVILGFHELEFVPDRLPQFGQGGLLVAPDASARFAHAPTIPRTASPCAML, encoded by the coding sequence ATGAACATGTTCTGTGATCCGGGGACGCCAGGCGAACGCCCGGACCACGCGACCGCTCGGGCGGTTATCGTGGCGATCGGACTCGGAGTCGGCGGCTTGGTCGCCGGGCTGATCGGGGTGGTTGGGTTCGGGACGCTGAAGGGCGCTATCGGGGTCGCCGGGACACCGCTCGGAGAGGCGCTCGGCGGGGGAATCCAAGCCGGATTCGCCGCCGTCGGGATGGTGTTTCTCGCGCTTACGGACGACCTGCGACAGTATGTCCGGATTCGGCGACCGACGCCAGAGGATGTCGGTTGGATACTCGTTTCACCGATCCTGATCGCGGCGACTGGACCGGTTACGCTCGTCGCGGAGTCGCTCCTCGGCGTGAGTTCGGAGCCACACACAGGGTCGGCTGGTCTGCTTGACGTCGGGGTCGTCCTAGCGGAGCAACCGGTCGCCTGGGCGCTGGTGATCGGCTGGCTGTTCCTATTCGCGGCTCCGATGGAAGAACTGCTGTACCGTGGGATTATCCAAGGACACGTTCGACCGCACGTCGGGGCCGTCGGAACGGTGTTTGTCGGTACCGTGGCGTTCGGGCTCATACACGCGTTACCGGCGCTGTTTGGAGGCGTTGACAGTGCAGTCCTTGCGTTCCTCAATACCGGAATTGGCGGCGTCGTCTGGGGGGTTGCGTACGAACGGACCGGCAACCTCGCCGTGACGGCCGTCAGCCATGCGTCGATGTGGGTAGTGAACTACGAGGTACTGCTCCCGCTCGCGTGGGTCGGGCCGACGAGGGGCCCCAAAGGGGCCCGACGATCGACTGAGACGCTATTGACACCGGTTATCTTGGGCTTCCATGAACTCGAATTCGTCCCCGATCGCTTGCCCCAGTTCGGCCAAGGCGGCCTGCTCGTCGCCCCAGACGCGTCCGCCCGGTTCGCACACGCCCCGACGATTCCACGGACAGCATCGCCGTGCGCGATGCTGTAG
- a CDS encoding PH domain-containing protein — MADTALQDASPEDSTDPAEMDLDWLTLEDGESIQWASTPHRYSIVPAFLVGIPLSIVLVGIPILVASYLQYTNTNYVVTNRGLYSKRGVLSRDVQQIGFDKIQNISYSQSALGSSFGYGSVDISTAGGAGIELQFRSIPDPASVQELIAREVDTRQKGEGDSEKEDVLDEILVELRAIRQAVAEGDDAHRETDAVPDETPSKTGAVDADE, encoded by the coding sequence ATGGCTGACACGGCCCTCCAAGACGCTTCACCAGAGGATTCCACGGACCCAGCCGAGATGGACCTCGACTGGCTCACGCTTGAGGACGGTGAATCGATTCAGTGGGCGAGTACTCCGCACAGGTATAGCATCGTGCCCGCATTTCTCGTCGGGATTCCGCTTTCCATCGTTCTCGTTGGGATACCAATTCTCGTCGCATCCTACCTCCAGTACACGAACACGAACTACGTCGTGACGAACCGCGGCCTCTATAGCAAACGGGGCGTCCTCTCCCGGGACGTCCAGCAGATTGGCTTCGACAAGATTCAGAACATCTCGTACTCACAGTCCGCGCTCGGCTCGTCGTTTGGCTACGGCTCTGTTGATATCAGTACGGCTGGTGGGGCAGGAATTGAGCTCCAGTTTCGAAGTATCCCGGATCCGGCGTCGGTCCAAGAACTGATCGCGAGGGAGGTCGATACCCGACAGAAAGGGGAGGGCGACTCCGAGAAGGAGGATGTTCTCGACGAGATCCTCGTCGAACTGCGGGCGATTCGGCAGGCGGTAGCCGAAGGCGACGACGCGCACCGCGAGACCGACGCCGTGCCTGACGAGACCCCCTCGAAGACTGGGGCGGTAGACGCCGATGAGTGA